In Candidatus Methylomirabilota bacterium, the following proteins share a genomic window:
- a CDS encoding TIGR04283 family arsenosugar biosynthesis glycosyltransferase produces MISVVIPARNEAATLGETLAHLRTWTADGAGEIVVAVGGSTDDTAAIAARAARVVEGPEPSRAALLNAGAGAARGDSLFFLHADTLPPPGYLLAIEAALADPAVVGGAFDFEFRERAWRLAAISAMNRLRCRLTGNFYGDQGIFVRRAVFDRIGGFPRRKLFEDLLFSQAMRRVGRTVLLRGRRVRASGRRLLAPDWTRTVGLMTWLLALHTLGCDTESYAERYHAPRTSGPPT; encoded by the coding sequence ATGATCAGCGTCGTGATTCCCGCCCGGAACGAAGCGGCCACCCTCGGCGAGACCCTGGCGCATCTTCGAACCTGGACGGCGGACGGGGCGGGCGAAATCGTCGTCGCCGTCGGGGGGTCGACCGACGACACGGCCGCCATCGCGGCGCGAGCCGCCCGGGTCGTGGAAGGGCCGGAGCCCTCGCGGGCGGCGCTGCTCAACGCCGGGGCCGGGGCCGCGCGGGGCGACTCTCTGTTCTTCCTTCACGCCGACACGCTTCCGCCCCCCGGGTACCTGCTCGCCATCGAGGCGGCGCTCGCCGACCCCGCCGTGGTCGGCGGAGCGTTCGACTTCGAGTTCCGCGAGCGCGCGTGGCGCCTGGCGGCGATCTCGGCCATGAACCGGCTCCGCTGCCGCCTGACGGGCAACTTCTACGGCGATCAGGGTATCTTCGTGCGGCGCGCCGTGTTCGACCGGATCGGGGGGTTCCCGCGGCGGAAGCTCTTCGAGGACTTGCTCTTCTCGCAGGCCATGCGGCGCGTGGGGCGGACCGTCCTCCTGCGCGGCCGGCGGGTGCGCGCCTCCGGGCGGCGACTCCTGGCGCCGGACTGGACGCGCACGGTCGGCCTCATGACGTGGCTACTCGCGCTGCACACCCTGGGCTGCGACACCGAGTCCTACGCCGAGCGCTATCACGCCCCCCGCACCTCCGGACCGCCCACCTGA
- a CDS encoding NAD(P)/FAD-dependent oxidoreductase codes for MLVSTVEMAWRTRGAGKLGLTRVDGVGLDWSALIARKNRIVAAWSKGKEPGLERKGITVLRGRARFVGPHELEVGDRRVSSEWIVIATGSAPARPPVPGIEHALTSDQLLDRTERPERMVVIGGGMIGMELGFALARAGTRVTVLQSGPQVLPAVDDELRTALTELGRATGLEIRTQARVTRITADRTVEAEIDGAPHRFPADLVLAATGRPPNTAGLGLEAAGVAVEGGAVRVNEFRQSPSAPHVYAAGDVNGQHQHTPVAWYEGRLVARNALEGNRHAVDFSVFPTTVFTIPALAQVGLTEAEARRQGLRVAVGRAPFEDNPAAGVRHETEGLVKVVYEEPSGRILGVHILGPAAEDLIHIAAVALRGKLSRQDLAGMHYVFPTLGGAVFDAMWGD; via the coding sequence GTGCTGGTCAGCACCGTGGAGATGGCATGGCGAACCCGCGGGGCGGGGAAGCTCGGGCTCACCAGGGTCGACGGAGTCGGACTCGACTGGAGCGCGCTCATCGCCCGGAAGAACCGCATCGTCGCCGCCTGGTCCAAAGGGAAGGAGCCCGGGCTGGAGCGAAAGGGGATCACCGTTCTGCGCGGCCGGGCCCGGTTCGTCGGGCCGCATGAGCTGGAGGTCGGGGACCGGCGGGTCTCGTCCGAGTGGATCGTGATCGCGACGGGATCGGCGCCGGCCCGGCCTCCGGTTCCCGGCATCGAGCATGCCCTCACGAGCGATCAGCTACTGGATCGCACCGAGCGGCCCGAGCGGATGGTGGTGATCGGCGGGGGCATGATCGGCATGGAGCTCGGCTTCGCGCTCGCCCGGGCCGGGACGCGCGTCACCGTGCTTCAGTCGGGACCTCAGGTGCTTCCGGCCGTCGACGACGAGCTGAGGACGGCCCTCACGGAGCTGGGCCGGGCCACGGGGCTCGAGATCCGCACCCAGGCACGCGTGACGCGGATCACCGCCGACCGAACCGTCGAAGCCGAGATCGACGGCGCGCCGCATCGGTTCCCGGCGGACCTCGTCCTGGCGGCCACCGGCCGGCCCCCGAATACCGCGGGGCTCGGCCTGGAGGCGGCCGGGGTCGCCGTGGAGGGCGGGGCGGTCCGGGTCAACGAGTTCCGGCAGTCGCCGAGCGCCCCGCACGTCTACGCGGCGGGGGACGTCAACGGCCAGCATCAGCACACGCCGGTGGCCTGGTACGAGGGACGGCTGGTGGCGAGGAATGCGCTCGAAGGGAACCGCCACGCCGTCGACTTCAGCGTGTTTCCGACCACCGTGTTCACGATTCCCGCCCTCGCCCAGGTGGGCCTGACCGAGGCCGAAGCCCGACGGCAGGGGCTCCGGGTGGCGGTCGGCCGCGCGCCGTTCGAAGACAACCCGGCGGCGGGCGTCCGCCACGAAACCGAGGGGCTGGTCAAGGTCGTCTACGAGGAGCCGAGCGGGCGGATCCTCGGCGTCCACATCCTCGGCCCGGCGGCCGAGGACCTCATCCACATCGCGGCCGTCGCCCTCCGCGGAAAGCTCTCCCGCCAGGACCTGGCCGGGATGCACTACGTCTTCCCCACACTGGGCGGCGCCGTCTTCGACGCGATGTGGGGCGACTGA
- a CDS encoding FAD-dependent oxidoreductase: MDYEVLVIGAGTAGSAAATTAVGLGARTALVEQDGFAGTCLGTG, from the coding sequence GTGGACTACGAGGTCCTGGTCATCGGAGCGGGAACGGCGGGGAGCGCCGCGGCCACCACGGCGGTCGGCCTCGGCGCGCGGACCGCGCTCGTGGAGCAGGATGGCTTCGCCGGAACCTGCCTGGGCACGGGCTGA
- a CDS encoding haloacid dehalogenase type II produces MQVKGLLFDAYGTLFDVHSVVDAGRAVTSDPQALSNLWRGKQLEYTWLRTLMGRYEDFWAITEAALVFACRRLGLQVSAPERARLMDAYLRLDAYPEVRPVFERLRGLPCAILSNGAPRMLDGVVAHCGLGGYLQAVISVDAVRMFKPAPQVYALGPAALGLPKEALGFVSSNGWDVAGAKAYGFQVAWVNRLRAPLEELGLAPDLEVPDLEGLARALGR; encoded by the coding sequence GTGCAGGTGAAGGGACTCCTGTTCGACGCCTATGGCACGCTCTTCGACGTCCACTCCGTCGTCGACGCCGGCCGCGCCGTCACCAGCGATCCCCAGGCGCTGTCGAACCTCTGGCGCGGAAAGCAGCTCGAGTACACATGGCTCCGGACCCTGATGGGGCGGTACGAGGATTTCTGGGCGATCACCGAGGCCGCGCTCGTGTTCGCCTGCCGGCGGCTCGGGCTCCAGGTCTCCGCGCCCGAGCGGGCTCGTCTCATGGACGCCTACCTGCGACTCGACGCCTATCCCGAGGTGCGTCCGGTCTTCGAACGCCTTCGAGGGCTGCCGTGCGCGATCTTGTCGAACGGCGCGCCGCGGATGCTCGACGGCGTCGTCGCGCACTGCGGACTCGGCGGATACCTCCAGGCCGTGATCAGCGTCGACGCGGTCCGCATGTTCAAGCCCGCCCCGCAGGTTTACGCCCTGGGGCCGGCCGCGCTCGGCCTGCCGAAGGAGGCGCTGGGGTTCGTGTCCTCGAACGGCTGGGACGTGGCCGGGGCGAAGGCGTACGGCTTCCAGGTGGCGTGGGTGAACCGTCTCCGGGCGCCCCTGGAGGAGCTCGGTCTCGCGCCGGACCTCGAGGTCCCCGACCTGGAGGGGCTCGCCCGGGCCCTCGGCCGCTAG
- a CDS encoding SagB family peptide dehydrogenase produces MRAAEWGAVTGTRAYHDATKHSWQSVRSGGHVLDWETKPFPFKIYPDAPALLLPREVPTPVRPALDALTQVYAQPGRGILDLSALAQLLFFAAGLTKKKVYPGGEGVHFRAAASTGALYEVELYLVVAEVVGLEPGVYHFSPGDFSLRRLRAGDHRAALSDAAGEPDAVRGAPATLVLSAIYWRNTWKYQARAFRHFFWDAGTLLANLLATAVAADVPARVLLGFADADVNALLGLDQAREGSLVLVPLGAGAGPGPAAPPRPPLALSTIPLSSREVDYPLVREAYLASSLATGTAARAWVAQPEHPKPATRGSEALSYALAPLPSPPAAPLGTVILRRGSTRQFGRESIGFAELSTLLDAAVRDLPLDVGGSASALVDCYLLIHAVDGVPPGAYVYGPASGELRQLRAGEFRAEGGYLCLEQSLGADASVVVFFLADLGSVLARYGDRGYRAVNLAAGLYGGRMYLAAYALGAGASGLTFYDDDVVRFFSPDAAGKDAIFVTALGRARRASPPAGLRQVEGELRPLRPGEP; encoded by the coding sequence ATGCGCGCCGCGGAGTGGGGCGCGGTCACCGGGACCCGCGCCTACCACGACGCGACGAAGCATTCGTGGCAGAGCGTGCGATCGGGCGGGCACGTCCTCGACTGGGAGACCAAACCCTTTCCGTTCAAGATCTACCCGGACGCGCCCGCGCTCCTCCTGCCGCGTGAAGTGCCGACTCCGGTGCGCCCGGCCCTGGACGCGCTCACGCAGGTCTACGCGCAGCCCGGTCGGGGGATCCTCGACCTGTCCGCGCTCGCCCAGCTCCTCTTCTTCGCGGCCGGGCTGACCAAGAAGAAGGTCTACCCCGGCGGCGAGGGCGTCCACTTCCGGGCGGCCGCCTCGACCGGCGCGCTCTACGAGGTCGAGCTCTACCTGGTCGTGGCCGAGGTCGTGGGTCTCGAGCCGGGCGTCTACCACTTCAGCCCCGGCGACTTCAGCCTCCGCCGGCTGCGGGCGGGCGACCATCGCGCGGCGCTCTCCGACGCCGCGGGTGAGCCCGATGCCGTGCGCGGAGCACCGGCGACGCTCGTGCTCTCGGCGATCTACTGGCGGAACACGTGGAAGTACCAGGCCCGCGCGTTCCGGCACTTCTTCTGGGACGCCGGGACCCTCCTGGCGAACCTCCTGGCGACCGCGGTCGCGGCCGACGTCCCCGCCCGCGTCCTGCTCGGGTTCGCCGACGCCGACGTGAACGCGCTCCTCGGTCTGGACCAGGCCCGCGAGGGCAGCCTGGTGCTGGTGCCGCTCGGAGCGGGCGCCGGGCCGGGGCCCGCGGCCCCGCCGCGCCCACCCCTCGCCCTCTCGACGATCCCGCTCTCCTCGCGCGAGGTGGACTATCCGCTCGTGCGGGAGGCGTACCTCGCCTCGTCGCTGGCGACCGGGACGGCGGCGCGAGCCTGGGTGGCGCAGCCCGAGCATCCGAAGCCAGCCACCAGGGGGAGCGAGGCGCTCTCCTATGCCCTGGCGCCGCTCCCCTCGCCGCCGGCGGCGCCACTGGGGACGGTCATCCTGCGGCGGGGATCGACCCGTCAGTTCGGTCGGGAATCGATCGGGTTCGCCGAGCTCTCGACGCTCCTCGACGCCGCCGTGCGCGACCTGCCGCTCGATGTCGGGGGGTCCGCCTCTGCGCTCGTCGACTGCTACCTGTTGATCCACGCCGTCGACGGCGTGCCGCCTGGCGCGTACGTCTACGGGCCGGCGTCGGGCGAGCTCCGACAGCTGCGGGCCGGAGAGTTCCGAGCCGAGGGGGGATACCTCTGCCTCGAGCAGTCGCTCGGCGCCGATGCGAGCGTGGTCGTCTTCTTCCTGGCCGACCTTGGCTCTGTCCTGGCCCGCTACGGCGACCGCGGTTACCGCGCGGTCAACCTGGCCGCCGGGCTTTACGGCGGGCGCATGTACCTCGCCGCCTACGCCCTGGGGGCGGGGGCGTCCGGCCTCACCTTCTACGACGACGACGTCGTGCGCTTCTTTTCCCCGGATGCGGCCGGCAAGGATGCGATCTTCGTGACCGCGCTCGGGCGGGCTCGCCGAGCCTCTCCGCCCGCCGGGCTGCGACAGGTGGAGGGCGAGCTCCGGCCGCTCCGGCCCGGTGAGCCGTAG
- a CDS encoding cyclase family protein, protein MTDVSRRGFMAGAASTAAASAVAASSASAQPGTPSEVNVEAFISGVRAARVFDLNFTWDARSPLLSLNPPFAFALNATHQQTHEIFGSVPGSQVSWTSEIMYFSGQHGAATIDAIGHIGRNLRLHGGVDAVAATARPDGIGNDLGIDAFPPDLLFSRGVLLDVARVVAGGRADPLDPGFVITARHLEDAARAHGVQVRRGDSVLVRTGWGQYFAKDNARYLGEKSPGPGVDAARWLVAQGVRLTGTDTATYEVRPAVHGKELFPVHMLLIADSGVYIVENANLEELGAANVRLFVLVVPPLRIRGASGSPLRMLALTPRRS, encoded by the coding sequence GACGCCCTCCGAGGTGAACGTCGAGGCGTTCATCAGCGGTGTGCGGGCGGCCCGGGTCTTCGACCTCAACTTCACCTGGGACGCGCGCTCGCCGCTCCTGTCCCTCAATCCTCCCTTCGCCTTCGCGCTCAACGCGACCCACCAGCAGACCCACGAGATCTTCGGAAGCGTCCCCGGCAGCCAGGTCTCCTGGACTTCGGAGATCATGTACTTCTCCGGCCAGCACGGGGCGGCCACCATCGACGCCATCGGCCACATCGGCCGCAATCTCCGGCTTCACGGCGGCGTGGACGCCGTCGCCGCGACCGCCCGCCCCGACGGCATCGGGAACGACCTCGGGATCGACGCATTTCCGCCGGACCTCCTGTTCTCGCGAGGCGTCCTCCTCGACGTGGCGCGCGTCGTGGCGGGCGGCCGCGCCGACCCGCTCGACCCGGGCTTCGTCATCACCGCGCGGCACCTCGAAGATGCCGCCCGCGCCCACGGCGTCCAGGTCCGCCGCGGGGACTCGGTCCTCGTCCGGACCGGGTGGGGGCAGTACTTCGCCAAGGACAACGCCCGCTATCTCGGGGAGAAGTCGCCAGGCCCCGGCGTGGACGCAGCGCGGTGGCTCGTGGCCCAGGGGGTCCGCCTGACCGGCACGGACACGGCGACCTACGAGGTACGCCCCGCCGTCCATGGGAAGGAGCTCTTCCCCGTCCACATGCTCCTCATCGCCGACAGCGGCGTCTACATCGTCGAGAACGCGAACCTGGAGGAGCTCGGCGCGGCCAACGTCCGCCTCTTCGTGCTCGTGGTGCCCCCGCTCAGGATCCGCGGCGCGTCGGGCTCTCCGCTGCGGATGCTGGCCCTGACACCGCGCCGGAGCTGA
- a CDS encoding PDZ domain-containing protein, with translation MIRMSTRPTWRSPVGLALVAGLLAVTLGPQPAPAQTGVGQPPAGPPRLFSPQVSGALQRAVETVTPAVVSVRVFETAPGRPEPWRPATPSLRSGSGFIVEPSGYIVTSNQVVGSASALEVILNDGRTLPVQLIARDPASDVAVLKIDATGLPVVPLAAPGATRSGEVVLAIGRSSGLDPMVTLGIVGAQPTAADLLQTDLAITAETAGGPIVNARGEAVGIATSSPTPAGAGPATLQGVPVERARPILRQLQFAGGSGFGFSLQPLTLELARSFGLRTTRGAVVTAVERDSPAARAGLTPGDVIVRVNGRAVDRTEEIEARLARAEGGKPVELTVVRDGRERSVRMRPEPVVGVQPGGLPPGLARLGLELRELTPELARYHRLGEDRGVVVTAVQPDSPAALAGLAIGDVVREVNRMPVEALVDVERGLRRRVGDGHEVLLRVGRDGSDRYVVVNGG, from the coding sequence ATGATACGGATGTCCACTCGACCCACATGGCGATCACCCGTCGGCCTGGCCCTCGTCGCGGGGCTCCTGGCCGTGACCCTTGGCCCGCAGCCGGCGCCGGCCCAGACCGGCGTCGGTCAGCCTCCGGCGGGGCCGCCCCGCCTCTTCAGCCCCCAGGTGTCGGGCGCGCTCCAGCGCGCCGTCGAGACCGTCACGCCCGCCGTCGTGAGTGTGCGGGTGTTCGAGACGGCGCCGGGCCGTCCGGAGCCCTGGCGGCCGGCCACGCCGTCGCTTCGCAGCGGCTCGGGATTCATCGTCGAGCCCAGCGGGTACATCGTGACGAGTAACCAGGTGGTGGGAAGCGCCAGCGCCCTCGAGGTGATCCTGAACGACGGGCGGACCCTGCCCGTCCAGCTGATCGCCCGCGACCCGGCCAGCGACGTCGCGGTGCTGAAGATCGACGCCACGGGCCTGCCGGTCGTTCCGCTGGCCGCGCCGGGCGCGACCCGGAGCGGCGAGGTCGTGCTGGCGATCGGCCGGTCGTCCGGCCTCGATCCCATGGTGACGCTCGGCATCGTCGGCGCACAGCCGACAGCGGCGGACCTGCTCCAGACGGACCTCGCGATCACCGCCGAGACGGCGGGAGGTCCGATCGTGAATGCGCGCGGTGAAGCCGTCGGCATCGCCACGTCCTCACCCACCCCCGCCGGGGCCGGCCCGGCGACCCTGCAGGGCGTTCCGGTGGAGCGCGCGCGGCCCATTCTCCGGCAGCTCCAGTTCGCCGGAGGCTCCGGGTTCGGCTTCAGTCTCCAGCCCTTGACCCTGGAGCTCGCGCGATCCTTCGGCCTGCGCACGACGCGCGGGGCCGTGGTGACCGCGGTCGAGCGGGACTCGCCGGCGGCGCGCGCCGGCCTCACCCCCGGCGACGTGATCGTCCGCGTGAATGGCCGGGCCGTCGACCGAACCGAGGAGATCGAGGCGCGGCTGGCCCGGGCCGAGGGGGGGAAGCCGGTCGAGCTGACGGTCGTGCGCGACGGCCGGGAGCGCTCCGTCCGGATGAGGCCGGAGCCGGTCGTCGGGGTCCAGCCCGGAGGCCTGCCCCCGGGCCTGGCGCGGCTCGGGCTCGAGCTGCGAGAGCTCACGCCGGAGCTGGCCCGTTACCACCGGCTCGGCGAGGACCGGGGCGTGGTCGTGACGGCGGTGCAGCCGGACTCACCGGCGGCCCTGGCGGGGCTGGCCATTGGCGACGTCGTGCGCGAGGTGAACCGGATGCCGGTCGAGGCGCTCGTGGACGTGGAGCGCGGCCTGCGGCGGCGGGTCGGCGATGGCCACGAGGTGCTGCTCCGGGTGGGGCGCGACGGGAGCGACCGTTATGTCGTCGTGAACGGCGGGTAG